ttttaaatcacTGTCACAGGCTATGGATGAATACAATTGTAGACTAATGTAAGctcatttgtttttagttttgttctCCGCACAAAAAGATGCGCTTGTATTGATGCGCAAAAACTCCGCGCAACATTTAACCGCTACATCATCCAGTGAGAGACCAGCACAGTTGAGTGACTCTGCTGATAAAGCCTCGTGTCACATGTGCCAGCGGAGAAGAGCCAAGAGATGCACGTGTTACACCTACAAAGATAAAGAGTGTGTTTACTACTGTCACCTGGACATCATCTGGATCAATACACCTGAGTAAGTTGCCTTGGATGATAGTGTGTGGTTTATTTACAGTTGATAGATTTATGTTTTCTTtgtctttaaataaatgaaataaataaacatgaaaggGTGCTatataatgttgtttttgtattaATGGCATAACCTAAATACTGTGACTgaatgtgacattttaaagCATTGGTAACATAATGCAATGCATCAAGAAACAGGTTTGCCTTTGTATTTTGGCTTTTTAACATCAATGAACATCACATTATGGTTATGACATTATGATTATAATATCACAAAAATCACAGTTATTCAAGAAATGACATGGTAATTGTATGTATTCAAGGCTCAtcacatttaattaaattatcCCAGTTGCTCTGGGATATTTTGAttgtatttaaatatgaattcaaGGGGAAAACTTGGTGATTATATTTTTCAATCTATTTAATATACAAATTtattatataacatttaaattaaaattatttttaaagtacAGCTTCTTGCATTTTGGTAAATAGTTTGTCTGTGTGAAGCCCAATTGAGTTACATTGTAATTTGGCGGAAAATGCACGTCAAATAAATTGACTAGTTTATTTATCACAAATTTTGAAATGTAGTTAAAAATTCAAAATCATGAACTCATTTGGAAACATTGGCAGAATTTATTTTTCAGCCACCAGTCTAGGCACTAAAGTTGGCTAAAAATAAGAGGTAGAGATCAAAGAAATGATTGCATGATGGGGTGTTTGCAGGACTAACTGTTAGCAGATGAGCCCAAGAGCTTTATGGGTACAGCTGTCCAGATTTACTGAGCCTTAAAGTCAGTTATTATGACTTGCAGAAATCTGTTTTTAACCACAAAATCCAATGGTCCAAACAAGGTGGCAATTTATTCCTTTGCTAAGGTGAAGTGTGACGAGGAATCAGAGTTGTGTGGACAGGCTATATAATCAATGAGCTATTATGATCTTCAAATTGTCTATCAAATGTTTATCCTGCATGGTAAGTCTTGCATGCTTGAGctgaaacattttaatgaattttGTATGAGCAGTATGGGAAACCAAATTC
This portion of the Triplophysa rosa linkage group LG20, Trosa_1v2, whole genome shotgun sequence genome encodes:
- the LOC130571043 gene encoding endothelin-3 gives rise to the protein MARVSLIHLGVLLFVGIAAAMENVLFSAQKDALVLMRKNSAQHLTATSSSERPAQLSDSADKASCHMCQRRRAKRCTCYTYKDKECVYYCHLDIIWINTPEHTLPYGMSSYRGFQRTRRSAERTRGGQRCSCALQHDRKCTAFCSESRERPT